One region of Mucilaginibacter gotjawali genomic DNA includes:
- a CDS encoding IS1182 family transposase produces MQGKKDHQEKLFIQFQLSDYVPADNFYRRLKKLLNLDFLYRSTSAYYGKEGQKSIDPVVFMKLMLVGYLENINSDRRIIAASGMRMDILYFLGYDLGEELPWHSTLSRTRKLYGEETFLDLFKQVLKLCINHGLINGTRQAVDSALIPANAAKQSMVERLVMEDASVFSRELNDNSEDEPKTPEDDNKGGQGNPDKKNKKSAQVNETHYSPSDPDARLTTKPGKPMRLYYRAQMSVDTASHYITYIQAFKGNQADNTSLPLMLPQIAGNMADQAIQVEEILADTGYSSGKAIRALTANGMKGFIPNPGNYKSSREIEGFTYEADHDRYTCIMGVHLPFRRIESAYKEPTVLKKIYESNISDCKNCPCREICANKKGFKKLIDSADKPLYEYMQRRVESPKGKLMKLLRSSTVEPVFGSLINHTGLNRINSKGLKQANKCMLMAATAYNLKKLLKYKFKPIQETQKQISNFLNSIFDTLLSSFKQQYAINASSWF; encoded by the coding sequence ATGCAAGGCAAAAAAGATCATCAGGAAAAGCTGTTCATTCAATTTCAGCTTTCAGACTATGTTCCGGCGGATAACTTCTATCGACGGTTAAAAAAACTGCTTAATCTGGATTTCTTATATCGGTCTACTTCAGCGTATTACGGTAAAGAAGGCCAAAAGAGTATTGATCCGGTGGTTTTTATGAAGTTAATGTTAGTTGGTTATCTTGAGAACATTAACAGTGACCGACGCATCATTGCTGCATCAGGCATGCGAATGGATATTCTTTACTTCCTGGGGTATGACCTTGGTGAAGAACTGCCGTGGCATTCTACTTTAAGCCGCACCCGTAAACTCTATGGCGAAGAGACCTTTTTAGACTTATTTAAACAGGTGTTAAAACTCTGTATCAATCACGGCCTGATTAATGGTACACGACAGGCCGTGGACAGTGCTTTAATACCGGCAAACGCCGCAAAGCAAAGCATGGTTGAGCGGCTGGTCATGGAAGATGCTTCCGTTTTCAGCCGGGAGTTGAACGATAATAGTGAAGATGAACCCAAAACGCCGGAAGATGATAATAAAGGCGGTCAGGGTAATCCGGATAAGAAGAACAAAAAATCAGCTCAGGTTAATGAAACCCATTATAGCCCTTCAGACCCTGACGCCCGTTTAACCACCAAACCCGGCAAACCGATGCGGCTGTATTACCGGGCACAAATGAGTGTGGATACAGCCAGCCATTATATCACTTATATACAAGCCTTTAAGGGAAACCAGGCTGATAATACTTCACTGCCGCTAATGCTTCCGCAGATTGCAGGTAATATGGCTGATCAAGCTATTCAGGTAGAAGAAATACTGGCTGATACAGGTTACAGCAGCGGTAAAGCGATACGGGCATTAACAGCCAATGGTATGAAAGGGTTCATTCCCAATCCTGGAAACTATAAATCTTCAAGAGAGATCGAAGGGTTTACCTATGAGGCGGACCATGACCGGTACACCTGTATAATGGGTGTACATCTGCCTTTCAGGCGCATCGAGTCCGCCTATAAAGAGCCAACCGTTCTCAAAAAGATTTATGAGTCCAACATCAGCGACTGCAAAAACTGTCCGTGCAGGGAAATCTGTGCTAACAAAAAAGGGTTTAAAAAGCTGATCGACTCTGCGGATAAACCACTTTATGAATACATGCAGCGGCGGGTAGAAAGCCCCAAAGGCAAACTGATGAAGTTGCTTCGGTCCAGTACGGTCGAGCCGGTTTTCGGTTCTTTAATTAACCACACGGGCTTAAACAGGATAAACAGCAAGGGGCTTAAACAAGCTAACAAATGCATGCTTATGGCCGCTACGGCTTATAATCTCAAAAAACTCCTTAAATATAAGTTCAAGCCCATTCAAGAAACACAAAAACAGATCAGTAATTTCTTAAACAGCATATTTGATACGCTATTAAGCAGCTTTAAACAACAATATGCTATAAATGCATCGTCTTGGTTTTAA
- a CDS encoding YciI family protein gives MDEYALIMRHEDGSKIASPEQMQIWMKQTMDWIGGIAAQNKFVSGTGLLFDDAKVVHHNKMVTNGPFGEIKETIGGFITVRAESAEEAAGFAKGCPVLQGEGNTMEVRRIAKRDDGH, from the coding sequence ATGGACGAGTATGCATTAATTATGAGGCACGAAGACGGCAGCAAGATTGCCTCACCCGAGCAAATGCAAATCTGGATGAAACAAACCATGGACTGGATCGGCGGCATTGCAGCCCAAAACAAATTTGTGAGTGGCACAGGTTTGCTTTTTGACGATGCAAAGGTGGTTCATCACAACAAAATGGTAACCAATGGCCCCTTTGGCGAAATTAAAGAAACCATCGGAGGGTTTATCACCGTAAGGGCCGAGTCTGCCGAAGAAGCAGCCGGGTTTGCAAAAGGTTGCCCCGTTTTGCAAGGCGAAGGCAATACCATGGAAGTGCGCAGAATAGCTAAAAGAGATGATGGTCATTAA